Proteins from a genomic interval of Oceanispirochaeta crateris:
- a CDS encoding SpoIIE family protein phosphatase encodes MKTSQILFILILLFSGEEVFSQNYYWENPLLIKSGESFYPQQISSEQGYILSVWQEYNPQDPEIVTIMGSFSETGSSWSSPSILIEPFRYTGEDKVSLFSLGKDRLGAPVLALAATEQSVEIFKLQNTENPMIKISSIESESSSVVPRIFQKADKSLILFMTGKVILPNQTEVLSIYYSESAEGETWTKPEHFIQDNNLKQNFLPFYTFDDEMEYVVFQSLFTDQRNTYQIYLKSKGRDETKWSGETQLTSFSEFRNGENNAFFQFDNQRPHLFAENGALHLVWERRLSREMPQIYYGIFDKDGILIEELEQISNGSYFTASPRIIREQGESLILWFDNRNGNQIIMAQKKGVFWQEKRVSIMNGDSTYGRWMNHNGDLFILWENLMNGSRNNVILTPDRSAPPPIIRTINFEDKGRQAENQAIISWRRPSDSSGIQGFSYAWDMNPDTVPEKDLDLLDFRERTKTFRAINDGEWFFHIALVDYAGNWSEPVHISMTRDTVPPEPVQFFKPLTDALGYLISNTFTLTWSSSEEHPGGYSYQFHFLGEEADLLDPSLLDLPSPPMTVQTRSTAVQYSNRDNGYWALSVCAFDDVGNRSEPSIILFRTNKYIPVTYISDVLTKRDNLERVGLTIIGRGFSEGGLIRRVVLDRDGSSPWDYEFNLNDEEYEVTSDRIIKGPLVEVFEEGSYLVGVEHPVRGFAFARGRLQLDSTGIVRFGDFTFDYSTFWNPVKLAKHIFSMNSLTMYLFLLLLILVCLFSSWQIYRLMIESKDLEEDIKALIEGTPFRSEMRKERIKIMKRKGMGLRLKFTLALLTLILAVILLISIFLGNYMINTQKRNLTEGLYAKSSLLLETLATSARTYLPTQNRLELGLLPGTIRAMDEALNTTITGQGTNDPENFNYIWSSNNPEIDSLQQFPSEISETQLQFPSGWSLNQIEDFDRKFKEGNIYDFSNFTEDDRFQILEALNESGLITRFQAGISRIDDVISPRVKELEIEINQKATELIGDQSLQLDQLSEDAVRLAIRGDAASLEELSIIQETISRIETEINDKLSTVSNIIQISPDFNTETLSQDQLVYTFYKPVVYRNKGRETYFRGMIRLDVSIQSILEDIIDIQKDILRITIIISLLALGGGLVGALLLAQTMLNPIRKLVEGVAMVRDTQDKSKLKNYTIETGTKDELSELANTFNQMTEGLVAAAVANKSLVLGKEIQKKFLPLEPVAGADRKYTTGEEINDKIHFFGYYEGAKGVSGDYFDYRKLDDKHYATIKCDISGKDIPASLIMVEVATLFKDYFSKLNIRRDGIHLEKLVMNINDLIAQIDFQGKFAALIVTIINIETGKCWICHAGDRVFYYYDGTTQKVMKEEMESSPAAGMFSSDVIGNDAFKQITHQLKKNDILFLFTDGIEEAKRTFRDLDLSHIQCDGTCDSSIVGDEDFVSHELGSDNEELGLARIEEIMDAILKKKQYRIYQYHQPNPDINLTFDFSNGSGDMRDTVLGLIAVEKVFRLYPDPNAGPDDRIRIDNKVDAYLKLHFDQYREYFRYPIEDDEYPEYTYYSHLKEDAQYDDLTILGILKK; translated from the coding sequence ATGAAAACTTCTCAGATTCTATTCATCCTCATCCTTCTTTTCTCCGGAGAAGAGGTATTTTCACAGAACTATTACTGGGAAAATCCTCTTCTCATCAAGAGTGGTGAGTCCTTTTATCCCCAGCAGATCTCTAGTGAACAAGGGTATATACTCAGCGTCTGGCAGGAATATAACCCCCAAGATCCTGAGATTGTTACCATCATGGGATCATTTTCTGAGACCGGATCGTCCTGGTCCAGTCCTTCCATTCTTATCGAACCATTTCGATATACTGGAGAAGATAAAGTATCTTTGTTTTCCTTGGGTAAAGACCGTCTTGGAGCTCCCGTTCTGGCATTAGCTGCAACAGAACAGTCTGTTGAAATTTTCAAATTACAAAATACTGAAAATCCAATGATCAAAATTTCATCAATAGAGAGCGAAAGCTCTTCGGTTGTACCCAGGATCTTTCAGAAGGCCGATAAAAGTTTGATTCTTTTTATGACGGGGAAAGTCATTCTTCCCAATCAAACCGAGGTTTTATCCATATATTACAGTGAATCAGCTGAAGGAGAGACTTGGACAAAACCAGAACATTTTATTCAGGATAATAACCTTAAACAGAACTTTCTCCCATTTTATACCTTTGATGATGAGATGGAATATGTGGTCTTTCAATCCTTATTTACCGATCAGAGAAATACCTATCAGATATACCTGAAGTCAAAAGGCAGGGATGAAACAAAATGGTCAGGGGAGACCCAACTGACATCTTTTAGTGAGTTTAGAAACGGTGAAAACAATGCTTTCTTTCAGTTTGATAACCAACGTCCCCATCTATTTGCAGAAAACGGAGCTCTACACCTTGTCTGGGAAAGAAGATTAAGCCGTGAAATGCCCCAAATCTATTACGGAATCTTCGATAAAGATGGTATCCTCATCGAAGAATTAGAGCAAATCTCAAATGGAAGTTATTTTACTGCTTCACCGAGAATTATAAGAGAACAGGGAGAATCCCTGATCCTCTGGTTCGATAACCGTAATGGTAACCAAATAATAATGGCACAGAAAAAGGGTGTCTTCTGGCAGGAAAAAAGAGTCAGCATCATGAATGGAGATTCCACCTACGGACGATGGATGAACCACAATGGAGATCTATTTATTCTCTGGGAAAATCTGATGAACGGCAGTAGAAATAATGTCATTCTGACTCCAGACAGGTCGGCGCCTCCCCCCATAATAAGAACGATCAACTTTGAAGATAAGGGCAGACAGGCTGAAAATCAAGCGATCATAAGCTGGAGACGTCCCTCCGACTCCTCGGGAATTCAGGGATTCAGCTATGCATGGGATATGAATCCCGATACAGTTCCAGAGAAGGATCTGGATCTTTTGGATTTCAGAGAAAGGACTAAAACGTTCAGAGCCATCAATGATGGAGAATGGTTTTTTCACATAGCTCTGGTTGATTATGCCGGAAACTGGTCAGAGCCTGTGCATATCAGCATGACAAGAGACACGGTTCCTCCCGAACCGGTTCAATTTTTTAAGCCGCTCACTGATGCTTTGGGTTATCTAATCAGCAATACTTTTACCCTGACTTGGTCTTCCTCAGAAGAGCATCCCGGTGGATACAGTTATCAGTTTCACTTTTTAGGCGAAGAAGCCGATCTCTTAGATCCTTCTTTACTGGATTTACCATCCCCTCCCATGACAGTCCAGACTCGCAGTACGGCCGTACAATACAGCAATAGAGATAATGGGTACTGGGCCTTATCAGTCTGTGCCTTTGATGATGTGGGAAACAGGAGTGAACCATCCATCATTCTGTTTAGAACAAACAAATATATACCAGTTACCTACATTTCTGATGTTCTCACAAAACGGGATAATCTGGAAAGAGTCGGTCTAACCATAATTGGCCGGGGATTTTCAGAAGGGGGACTGATACGGCGTGTTGTACTAGACAGGGATGGCTCCAGCCCTTGGGACTATGAATTTAATCTCAATGACGAAGAATATGAAGTCACAAGCGACAGGATCATAAAAGGGCCTCTTGTCGAAGTATTTGAAGAGGGAAGTTACCTCGTTGGTGTAGAACATCCCGTTAGAGGATTTGCCTTTGCCAGGGGCAGACTCCAACTGGATTCCACAGGGATTGTTCGATTTGGTGACTTTACATTTGATTACTCAACCTTCTGGAACCCTGTAAAACTTGCCAAACATATTTTCAGCATGAATAGCTTAACAATGTATTTGTTTCTCCTGCTGTTGATACTCGTCTGCCTGTTCTCATCCTGGCAAATTTATAGATTGATGATTGAATCTAAAGACCTGGAAGAGGATATTAAGGCCTTAATCGAAGGGACACCCTTTCGAAGTGAAATGAGAAAAGAGAGGATTAAAATCATGAAACGGAAAGGAATGGGTCTGAGGCTTAAGTTTACACTGGCCCTGCTGACATTGATCCTGGCTGTGATTTTGCTGATATCCATATTTCTGGGGAATTACATGATTAATACCCAAAAAAGGAATTTGACCGAAGGGCTCTATGCCAAGAGTTCGTTGCTCCTGGAGACGCTGGCAACAAGCGCCAGGACATATCTGCCGACTCAAAATAGACTGGAGCTGGGACTTCTGCCCGGAACGATACGAGCCATGGATGAGGCTCTTAACACGACGATAACAGGTCAAGGAACCAATGATCCTGAAAATTTTAACTATATATGGAGTTCAAATAATCCTGAAATTGACTCACTTCAGCAGTTTCCTTCGGAGATTTCAGAGACACAGTTGCAATTCCCATCAGGCTGGTCTTTAAACCAAATTGAAGACTTTGATCGAAAATTTAAAGAAGGGAACATATATGATTTCTCCAACTTCACTGAAGATGACAGATTTCAAATCCTGGAAGCACTCAATGAGTCTGGATTAATCACCAGGTTTCAAGCGGGGATCAGCAGAATTGACGATGTAATCTCTCCTAGAGTCAAAGAATTGGAAATTGAAATTAATCAAAAGGCCACAGAACTTATTGGTGACCAAAGTCTGCAGTTAGACCAGCTTTCAGAGGATGCTGTTCGTCTGGCCATCAGGGGAGATGCCGCCTCTCTCGAAGAGTTGAGTATCATTCAGGAAACGATTAGCCGCATAGAAACTGAAATCAACGACAAATTATCTACAGTCTCAAACATCATTCAAATCTCTCCCGATTTCAATACAGAAACCCTCTCTCAAGATCAGCTGGTCTATACCTTTTACAAACCCGTTGTATATCGAAACAAGGGTAGGGAAACTTACTTTAGAGGCATGATCCGTCTGGATGTTTCAATACAGAGCATTCTGGAAGACATTATAGATATACAAAAAGATATCCTTCGTATAACTATCATAATTTCTCTATTGGCCCTGGGCGGAGGACTCGTGGGAGCTCTTCTTCTGGCGCAGACCATGTTGAATCCCATCAGAAAACTTGTGGAAGGGGTTGCAATGGTCAGGGATACCCAGGATAAGTCAAAGCTCAAAAATTATACGATCGAAACGGGAACTAAGGATGAGCTTTCTGAACTGGCCAATACATTCAACCAGATGACCGAAGGACTGGTCGCCGCCGCTGTAGCCAATAAATCTTTGGTTTTGGGGAAAGAGATTCAGAAAAAGTTTCTACCACTGGAACCCGTAGCTGGAGCGGACAGGAAATATACGACTGGTGAAGAAATCAACGATAAGATTCATTTCTTTGGCTACTATGAGGGTGCAAAAGGTGTTTCAGGGGACTACTTTGACTACAGAAAGCTGGATGACAAACACTATGCCACTATAAAGTGTGATATTTCAGGAAAAGATATTCCTGCCTCTCTTATCATGGTTGAGGTGGCCACTCTCTTTAAGGACTATTTTTCAAAACTGAACATCAGAAGGGATGGAATACATTTGGAGAAACTGGTCATGAACATCAATGACCTTATCGCTCAAATCGATTTTCAGGGAAAATTTGCGGCATTGATTGTGACCATCATCAACATAGAAACCGGAAAATGCTGGATCTGTCATGCTGGGGACCGTGTTTTTTATTATTATGATGGAACCACTCAGAAAGTGATGAAGGAAGAAATGGAGTCTTCTCCTGCTGCCGGTATGTTTTCATCTGATGTGATTGGAAATGATGCCTTTAAGCAAATTACTCACCAGCTCAAAAAGAATGATATCCTTTTCCTTTTTACCGATGGTATTGAAGAAGCCAAGCGGACATTCAGAGATTTGGACTTATCCCATATACAGTGTGATGGGACCTGCGATTCCTCAATTGTAGGGGATGAAGACTTTGTTTCCCATGAATTGGGTTCTGATAATGAAGAGCTTGGTTTAGCCAGAATTGAAGAGATTATGGATGCAATCCTGAAGAAAAAGCAGTACAGAATCTATCAATATCACCAGCCCAATCCGGATATCAATCTGACCTTTGATTTTTCAAACGGCTCGGGAGACATGAGAGATACTGTCTTAGGACTGATTGCCGTTGAAAAAGTGTTCAGGCTCTATCCGGATCCAAACGCAGGACCCGATGATAGAATCAGAATTGACAATAAGGTAGATGCTTACTTAAAACTCCACTTTGATCAATACAGAGAGTATTTCAGATATCCCATAGAAGATGATGAATACCCAGAATACACATACTATTCCCACCTCAAGGAAGATGCACAGTATGACGACCTGACAATACTAGGAATTCTAAAAAAATAA
- a CDS encoding zinc ribbon domain-containing protein, translated as MGFYCDNCGKKVNRNSNTCPECGVKFKAVKCPSCGYTDQADFFKGGCPQCGFLGEEESTGIDHKAKHVKTRKPFLDFISSKVFWIMSLILSLILFYIFYLISQDV; from the coding sequence ATGGGCTTCTATTGCGATAATTGTGGTAAGAAAGTGAATAGAAATTCCAATACCTGTCCGGAATGCGGTGTAAAATTCAAGGCCGTAAAATGTCCTTCCTGCGGGTATACTGACCAAGCAGACTTTTTTAAGGGAGGGTGCCCCCAATGTGGTTTCCTCGGAGAAGAAGAATCCACCGGTATTGATCATAAAGCAAAACATGTGAAGACCAGAAAGCCTTTTCTAGATTTTATATCCTCCAAAGTTTTTTGGATCATGAGCCTCATTCTATCCCTTATTCTGTTCTATATCTTTTATTTGATCAGCCAGGATGTTTAG
- a CDS encoding PEGA domain-containing protein encodes MKKTVNFLLLMLFLPTILFSQSKAQPVVQIQMRKILEYERPARLIEEDKKNSESFQFVSGLEIVTDVEYMRVFLFDDEVGRTPYENNRVQNGSLRIKLKKTGYEDLTLWVTVRENYRTTVTVSYIQSAESESLSVRNGNDDRSKQLFKIINPEDPGYYRQLYYMNPFDFLNHKLAVMAYEDSKEIMILNPDLSVAEGAQFSWDGLDGKDQPVLDGEYLLKLTSDDERNSFSVGIDREYSRRSSNYFSGFTGLALVPFARTLFQGDFQFGSTISLDKEEIGDSLYNLPFSFFIRTSPLKRWEAAFEAETAFVTEDNQPYLTLNSSQKVYIYGSYPFQVSLGMRGTYRSRINNLSDSVSSSFIKNPSGGSFYIPFQYRKQNWDFFVSPEIMFTLKSISDDVSQNENDILTVLRWGISYTPDLLFSVGISSALYLPSINGSKPVMQAGLEGTYYIKNTPMYLNIYSIMQKVNEGDRGRSMGLNLGFLL; translated from the coding sequence ATGAAGAAAACTGTCAATTTTTTACTCTTAATGCTTTTTTTACCCACCATTCTTTTCAGTCAATCCAAGGCTCAGCCTGTTGTTCAAATTCAAATGAGAAAGATTCTTGAATATGAAAGACCCGCCAGATTGATAGAGGAAGATAAGAAAAACTCAGAATCATTCCAATTTGTTTCCGGACTGGAAATCGTGACAGATGTGGAATACATGAGAGTTTTTTTATTTGATGATGAAGTTGGAAGGACCCCTTATGAGAATAATCGTGTTCAAAATGGTTCTCTCAGAATCAAACTTAAAAAAACCGGATACGAAGACCTGACCTTATGGGTCACTGTTCGGGAGAATTACCGCACCACGGTGACTGTTTCTTATATTCAATCTGCCGAATCTGAATCATTGAGTGTCAGAAATGGGAATGATGACAGGTCTAAGCAGCTTTTTAAAATCATTAATCCTGAGGATCCAGGTTATTACAGACAGCTTTATTATATGAATCCTTTTGATTTTCTTAATCATAAATTGGCGGTCATGGCCTATGAAGACTCTAAAGAAATTATGATTCTCAACCCAGATTTGTCTGTGGCTGAGGGAGCCCAATTTTCATGGGATGGATTGGATGGCAAAGATCAACCTGTTCTGGATGGTGAGTATTTGCTCAAATTAACATCCGATGATGAACGTAATAGTTTTTCAGTTGGTATCGATAGAGAGTATTCTCGACGGAGTTCAAATTATTTTTCGGGTTTTACAGGCCTGGCCTTAGTTCCATTTGCTAGGACACTCTTTCAAGGAGATTTTCAATTTGGTTCAACCATCAGTTTAGATAAGGAAGAGATTGGTGACTCGCTGTATAATCTGCCATTTTCCTTTTTTATACGAACATCTCCTTTAAAAAGATGGGAGGCCGCGTTTGAGGCAGAGACCGCCTTTGTGACCGAAGATAATCAGCCTTATTTGACTCTGAACAGTTCTCAAAAAGTTTACATTTACGGGTCTTATCCTTTTCAAGTCTCTTTGGGAATGCGAGGTACCTATAGGAGTAGAATCAACAATCTTTCAGATTCTGTTTCCTCTTCTTTTATAAAAAATCCTTCAGGCGGGTCTTTTTACATTCCGTTTCAGTATAGAAAGCAAAATTGGGATTTTTTTGTATCACCCGAAATTATGTTTACTTTGAAGTCAATTTCCGATGATGTCAGTCAAAACGAGAATGATATTCTCACTGTTCTTCGCTGGGGTATCAGTTATACACCGGATCTATTGTTCAGTGTCGGTATCTCTTCTGCATTGTATCTTCCATCCATCAATGGGAGTAAGCCAGTCATGCAGGCAGGTCTTGAAGGAACATATTATATAAAGAATACACCCATGTATTTGAATATTTACTCTATAATGCAGAAGGTGAATGAGGGTGATAGAGGACGCTCCATGGGACTTAATCTTGGTTTTTTACTCTAA
- a CDS encoding DUF192 domain-containing protein, with product MPRILIFLLFLISSCSASDNNFSTIQIGDLTFRVEIAETAESRRQGLMNRKSLPSDEGMLFIFEQEQKMSFWMKNTSIPLSIAYISKAGIIREIYKMKPFSEKTVSSRTSVLYALEVNDGFFERHGIKEGDKVQFSP from the coding sequence ATGCCAAGAATACTTATTTTTCTCTTGTTCCTGATTTCATCCTGTTCTGCATCTGATAATAATTTTTCTACCATTCAAATAGGGGACCTAACATTCCGAGTTGAAATAGCAGAGACAGCAGAAAGTAGAAGACAGGGGCTCATGAATAGAAAATCATTGCCATCTGATGAAGGAATGTTATTCATTTTTGAGCAAGAACAAAAAATGTCATTTTGGATGAAAAACACATCCATACCACTTTCCATTGCCTATATTAGTAAAGCGGGAATTATCCGCGAGATATATAAGATGAAACCATTTTCGGAAAAAACAGTCTCATCCCGCACTTCTGTACTCTATGCTTTGGAAGTAAATGATGGATTCTTTGAAAGACATGGAATAAAAGAGGGAGACAAGGTTCAGTTCTCTCCCTGA
- the xseB gene encoding exodeoxyribonuclease VII small subunit — protein sequence MKFEQKMNRLEEISELIKSGEPEFSQQLELYKEGAVLAEEIEKELEKAELLIQEISEEDQGEN from the coding sequence TTGAAATTTGAACAAAAAATGAATCGTCTTGAAGAAATCTCAGAATTGATAAAATCGGGAGAACCCGAGTTTTCTCAGCAACTTGAACTCTACAAGGAAGGTGCTGTTCTGGCCGAAGAAATTGAAAAAGAGTTAGAAAAGGCAGAATTGCTGATTCAGGAAATATCCGAAGAAGATCAGGGAGAGAACTGA
- the xseA gene encoding exodeoxyribonuclease VII large subunit, translated as MTGIPRYNVSELTYLIKNQLEDSFPVVRVQGEISNFRPAASGHCYFNLKDKDAVISAVLFRQQRQLLTFKPGDGQSVAVIARVTVYAQRGNYQLICESMEETGRGDLLYQLEQLKMKLQGEGLFDSKFKRPLPLYPSCIGVVTSLRGAALQDILQILQRRMSSCRILIKDTVVQGDSSARSVLKSLEVLNQRDDIDLIILARGGGSLEDLLSFSDEAVVRAVAASRHPIISGIGHEIDFSLSDFAADMRAATPSAAAEIVSQRSVEAPAKVKQIKSQLLQGMKHSLEKQKWKLSRCSKEDLETSLLQQISMQQQSIDLWKMETKRVLQDRISQIRHMNRVNKEVLEASSPHYILSRGYALVRKDGNLISQANQLTQGDHVHLQFTDGQISAVIEGDKIEI; from the coding sequence ATGACCGGTATCCCACGATACAATGTTTCTGAACTGACCTATCTCATCAAGAATCAACTGGAGGACAGTTTTCCTGTTGTCCGTGTTCAAGGTGAAATCAGCAACTTTAGACCCGCTGCATCAGGACATTGTTATTTTAATCTTAAAGATAAAGACGCAGTTATTTCGGCAGTCTTATTCAGACAGCAACGGCAACTATTGACCTTTAAACCCGGTGATGGACAGTCTGTGGCTGTCATTGCAAGGGTGACCGTGTATGCACAAAGAGGAAACTACCAACTCATTTGTGAATCCATGGAAGAAACAGGTCGGGGTGATCTTCTGTATCAGCTAGAACAATTAAAAATGAAGCTCCAGGGGGAAGGATTATTTGATTCAAAATTCAAAAGACCTTTACCACTCTACCCTTCTTGTATTGGAGTCGTTACATCTTTGCGGGGTGCCGCCCTTCAGGATATCCTTCAAATTTTACAGCGAAGAATGAGTTCCTGCAGAATCCTTATCAAAGATACCGTTGTCCAGGGAGATAGCTCTGCAAGGTCTGTTTTGAAGTCCCTGGAAGTTCTCAATCAAAGAGATGATATTGATTTAATCATTCTTGCCAGAGGAGGAGGTTCTCTGGAAGATCTTTTATCCTTCAGTGATGAAGCCGTTGTCCGAGCCGTTGCTGCTTCACGTCATCCTATTATCTCTGGCATCGGACATGAAATTGATTTTTCTCTGTCTGATTTTGCAGCAGATATGAGGGCCGCAACACCCTCGGCCGCTGCAGAGATTGTTTCACAAAGGAGTGTTGAAGCTCCCGCAAAAGTAAAACAGATCAAATCGCAGCTTCTTCAAGGCATGAAGCATTCTTTGGAAAAGCAGAAATGGAAGTTGAGCCGGTGCAGTAAAGAGGACCTTGAAACATCGTTATTACAACAAATCAGTATGCAGCAGCAATCGATTGATCTTTGGAAAATGGAAACTAAGAGGGTTTTGCAAGATAGAATCAGTCAAATAAGACATATGAACAGGGTCAATAAAGAGGTCCTGGAAGCATCTTCCCCTCATTATATATTGTCCAGAGGCTATGCCCTTGTTAGAAAAGATGGGAATCTTATTAGTCAGGCAAACCAGCTGACACAGGGGGATCATGTGCATTTGCAGTTTACAGACGGACAGATCTCTGCCGTCATTGAAGGAGATAAAATTGAAATTTGA
- a CDS encoding spiro-SPASM protein: MRNIVFLNLIKSNSYSQKQLPSNRTISQMVQDFTACIPDVEKVIPIALDQEQVLAFYGDTENPDIVYLESDRQDLLLKTMAKESEGYDHCFYYYTDTPLLDQNLMKKMYANHLKYYADYTFADGYPLGLAPEIISSNTLKDLNKIIPEKKEAIERESLFSWIQKDINSFDIETEISSVDLRLKRICLSTENQINFLQLESFMKSGIITAEDFMEKHKSLDEHCRTVPNYYQIQISSSCPQSCSYCPYPTMNPHHRSDNSEMSIHNILKLAESIEAFTPEARISLSLWGEPAMHSDIKNVLTSLIQKSRLNFVIESSGIGWGNLETPEMAEILESNRIEWIFSLDAMDSNLYKQLRGDGQVEALSMIEKMLTVNPERTWIQAVRMKENEDDLEEFYRFWKEKTNNVIIQKYDHFSKSLPEKKITDLSPLKRFPCWHLKREMAILLDGSVVRCREDINGKHQRENCFEVPLESIWNNGRTLYNEHLNEEYKGVCAGCDEYYSYNF; this comes from the coding sequence ATGAGAAATATAGTATTTCTGAATTTGATCAAAAGCAATTCCTACTCACAAAAGCAACTTCCAAGTAATAGAACCATATCACAAATGGTTCAGGATTTTACAGCCTGTATTCCCGATGTGGAAAAAGTAATCCCTATAGCCCTGGATCAGGAACAGGTTCTAGCATTCTACGGTGATACCGAGAACCCGGACATAGTATATCTTGAGTCAGACAGACAGGATCTATTGCTAAAAACCATGGCGAAAGAATCGGAAGGCTATGATCACTGTTTCTATTATTACACCGACACCCCCTTACTGGATCAGAACCTGATGAAAAAGATGTATGCCAATCACTTAAAGTATTATGCTGATTATACTTTTGCTGATGGTTACCCCCTTGGTCTGGCTCCGGAAATCATTTCATCCAATACCCTTAAGGATCTCAATAAAATCATTCCAGAAAAAAAAGAAGCCATCGAACGTGAGAGCCTGTTTTCATGGATTCAAAAAGACATCAATTCTTTTGATATAGAGACAGAGATTTCATCAGTAGACCTACGCTTAAAGAGAATATGCCTCAGTACGGAGAATCAAATCAATTTCCTTCAGCTTGAAAGTTTCATGAAATCAGGAATAATCACTGCAGAAGATTTTATGGAAAAACATAAATCCCTTGATGAACACTGTAGAACTGTCCCCAATTACTATCAGATACAGATTTCTTCATCTTGTCCTCAAAGTTGCTCCTATTGTCCCTATCCTACAATGAATCCGCATCATAGAAGTGACAATTCAGAGATGTCTATCCACAATATTTTAAAACTGGCTGAATCCATTGAGGCTTTTACTCCAGAAGCAAGGATCTCTTTGAGCCTTTGGGGTGAACCTGCCATGCATTCTGATATAAAGAATGTTTTAACATCTCTTATACAGAAAAGCAGATTGAATTTTGTCATCGAAAGCTCTGGAATTGGATGGGGTAATCTTGAAACGCCTGAAATGGCAGAGATTTTAGAGTCTAATCGAATTGAATGGATTTTTTCTCTGGATGCTATGGACAGCAATCTATACAAACAACTCAGGGGAGACGGCCAGGTAGAAGCTCTTTCCATGATCGAGAAAATGCTGACAGTCAATCCCGAGCGCACCTGGATACAGGCGGTCAGGATGAAAGAGAATGAAGATGATCTTGAAGAGTTTTACCGATTTTGGAAAGAAAAAACCAACAATGTTATCATTCAGAAATATGACCACTTCTCCAAATCCCTGCCCGAAAAAAAGATTACCGACCTATCGCCATTAAAAAGATTTCCCTGCTGGCATTTGAAGAGAGAAATGGCGATTCTTCTAGATGGATCGGTTGTCCGCTGCCGCGAAGATATCAATGGAAAACATCAAAGAGAGAACTGCTTCGAAGTCCCCCTGGAATCAATCTGGAACAATGGAAGAACTCTCTACAATGAGCATTTAAATGAAGAGTATAAGGGAGTATGTGCCGGTTGTGATGAATACTACAGCTATAACTTCTAA